One window of the Pseudomonas sp. S04 genome contains the following:
- the aceK gene encoding bifunctional isocitrate dehydrogenase kinase/phosphatase, giving the protein MPQPWPAADIAQMILDGFDDYREHFRQITDGARTRFEQAAWQEAQVASAARINLYEEKVNEVVGRLHAAFAAETLLEVSCWPLVKSAYISLIDLRFDDELSETWYNSTFCGLFSHDLISDGSMFIHTTRPSLRRARAAQTRTYKPHGQLSGMLASIFSDYRFSEDYADLAGDLRRLEAQLRDNLPDWVCKDPNLAVELFSSVLYRNKGAYLVGRIYTADEQWPLVIPLLHREGRGIQIDALITDEADVSIIFSFTRSYFMVDVPVPAEFIGFLKRILPGKHIAELYTSIGFYKHGKSEFYRALINHLANTDDQFIMAPGVRGMVMSVFTLPGFNTVFKIIKDRFSPSKNVDRATVIEKYRLVKSVDRVGRMADTQEFADFRFPLSKFDPACLEELLEVAASTVAVEGDTVLIRHCWTERRMTPLNLYLENANPAQVREALEDYGLAIKQLAAANIFPGDMLLKNFGVTRHGRVVFYDYDEICYLTEANFRHIPQPRTPEDEMASEPWYSIGPLDVFPEEFPPFLFADGGQRKLFDQLHGELYNADYWKSLQEAIRAGKVIDVFPYRRKGLDNE; this is encoded by the coding sequence ATGCCGCAGCCATGGCCCGCCGCCGATATTGCCCAGATGATCCTCGACGGCTTTGACGATTACCGCGAGCATTTTCGCCAGATCACCGATGGCGCCCGTACACGTTTCGAGCAGGCGGCATGGCAGGAGGCGCAGGTCGCCTCGGCGGCGCGGATCAACCTCTACGAAGAAAAGGTCAACGAAGTGGTGGGGCGCCTGCACGCAGCCTTTGCCGCCGAGACCTTGCTGGAGGTCAGTTGCTGGCCACTGGTCAAGAGTGCCTACATCAGCCTGATCGATCTGCGGTTCGACGATGAACTGTCGGAGACCTGGTACAACTCGACCTTCTGCGGGCTGTTCAGCCACGACCTGATCAGCGACGGCAGCATGTTTATCCACACCACCCGCCCGAGCCTGCGCCGCGCCCGGGCGGCGCAAACCCGCACCTACAAGCCCCATGGGCAATTGTCGGGCATGCTGGCGAGCATCTTCAGCGACTACCGCTTCAGCGAAGACTACGCCGACCTCGCCGGTGACCTGCGCCGGCTCGAAGCACAACTGCGCGATAACCTGCCCGACTGGGTGTGCAAGGACCCCAACCTTGCGGTCGAGCTGTTTTCCTCGGTGCTGTACCGCAACAAGGGTGCCTACCTGGTGGGGCGCATCTACACCGCCGATGAGCAATGGCCGCTGGTGATCCCGTTGCTGCACCGCGAGGGCCGGGGGATCCAGATCGATGCCTTGATCACCGACGAAGCCGACGTGTCGATCATCTTCTCCTTCACCCGCTCCTACTTCATGGTCGACGTGCCGGTGCCGGCGGAGTTCATCGGCTTTCTCAAGCGCATCCTGCCGGGCAAGCACATCGCCGAGCTGTACACCTCGATCGGCTTCTACAAACACGGCAAGTCGGAGTTCTACCGGGCGCTGATCAACCACCTGGCCAACACCGATGACCAGTTCATCATGGCGCCAGGGGTGCGCGGGATGGTGATGAGCGTGTTCACCCTGCCGGGCTTCAACACGGTGTTCAAGATCATCAAGGACCGTTTCTCACCGTCGAAAAACGTCGACCGGGCCACGGTGATCGAGAAATACCGGCTGGTGAAAAGTGTCGACCGGGTCGGGCGCATGGCCGATACCCAGGAGTTCGCCGACTTCCGTTTTCCGTTGAGCAAGTTTGATCCGGCGTGCCTGGAAGAGTTGCTCGAGGTCGCGGCCTCGACCGTGGCCGTGGAAGGCGACACGGTGCTGATCCGCCACTGCTGGACCGAGCGGCGCATGACGCCACTGAACCTGTACCTGGAAAACGCCAATCCCGCCCAGGTGCGCGAAGCTCTGGAAGACTACGGGCTGGCGATCAAGCAACTGGCGGCAGCGAATATCTTCCCCGGGGACATGCTGCTGAAGAACTTCGGCGTCACCCGCCACGGCCGTGTGGTGTTCTATGACTACGACGAAATCTGCTACCTGACCGAAGCCAACTTCCGCCATATCCCGCAGCCGCGCACCCCGGAAGACGAAATGGCCTCCGAGCCCTGGTACTCCATCGGCCCGCTGGACGTGTTCCCCGAAGAGTTCCCGCCGTTCCTGTTCGCCGATGGGGGGCAGCGCAAGCTGTTCGATCAATTGCACGGCGAACTGTACAACGCCGACTATTGGAAAAGCCTGCAAGAGGCGATTCGCGCGGGCAAGGTGATCGACGTATTCCCGTATCGGCGCAAGGGCCTGGATAACGAGTAG
- the hrpA gene encoding ATP-dependent RNA helicase HrpA produces MTDESPSIDKLLNNLDHAMLADRHRLRRQLLELRKKPDEAKLAQWVTRLQASCDQVLARRASLPVIRYDDSLPIAAKRDEIKAALQKHQVLIIAGETGSGKTTQLPKICLEIGRGQHGLIGHTQPRRIAARSVASRVAEELATPLGALVGYQVRFEDQSDSNTLIKLMTDGILLAETQNDRYLERYDTIIVDEAHERSLNIDFLLGYLKTLLPRRPDLKVIITSATIDLERFSKHFDDAPIVEVSGRTFPVDTWYRPLTLEQDEEGNRVEDDLTVDQAILATLDEIAAHERSERRSPGDVLVFLPGEREIRDAADMLRKAQLKHTEILPLYARLSPAEQQRIFQSHPGRRVVLATNVAETSLTVPGIRYVIDSGTARISRYSYRAKVQRLPIEAISQASANQRKGRCGRVEPGICIRLYSEEDFIGRPEFTDPEILRTNLAAVILQMLHLRLGEITDFPFIEPPDGKAISDGFNLLQELSAVDRNSQLTPLGRQLARLPVDPRMGRMLLEAARLGSLQEVLIVASAMSIQDPRERPPERQQAADQAHAQWKDVDSDFAGLVNLWRGFEEQRQALTASPLRNWCRKNFLNYLRLREWRDSHRQLSLICRDMQLSLNKEPADYPKLHKAVLSGLLSQIGQKTEEGDYLGARQRRFWIHPSSGLGKKRPQWLMAAELVETTKLYARMVAKIDADWIEPLAGHLIKKNHFEPHWEKKRGQVVAYEQITLFGLIIVGRRPVHYGPIDPLVSRELFIREALVRGEIQSKAKCLTANAQLLEQLDELEAKARRRDILADEETLFAFYDARLPAEIHQTATFDSWYKVNSQKDPQLLIMREEDVLAREANEITAAHYPDTLRLGDLTLALSYHFEPNHPRDGVTLRVPAPLLPMLPPERLEWLVPGVIEAKCIALVRNLPKALRKNFVPVPDFVKAALQRITFGDGSLPLALGRELLRMTGARVSDEAWAEAAQQVESHLRMNLEIVDGQGKFLGEGRDLAELTARFAEASQAALAVPQTAKSQQPVEAKVFAAVAQQTQQKIAGLSMTVYPALVEEAGTVKEGRFSTPAEAEFQHRRALQRLLMQQLAEPAKFLRGKLPGLTELGLMYRELGRIDALVEDILLASLDSCILDGEPNLPRDGAGLAALAERKRGGWTEHAERLAKLTLEILKLWHGLQKRFKGKIDLAQAVALNDIKQQLSHLVYPGFVRETPMVWLKELPRYLKAVEQRFEKLGAQVQKDRVWSGELSALWAQYQARANKHAQEGKRDPQLELYRWSLEEYRVSLFAQQLGTKVPISDKRLNKQWTQVEA; encoded by the coding sequence ATGACTGACGAATCGCCTTCCATCGACAAACTGCTGAACAACCTCGATCACGCCATGCTCGCCGACCGCCACCGGCTGCGGCGCCAGTTGCTCGAGCTGCGCAAGAAGCCCGACGAGGCCAAGCTGGCCCAGTGGGTGACGCGTTTGCAAGCGTCCTGCGACCAGGTGCTGGCGCGGCGTGCCAGCCTGCCGGTGATTCGTTACGACGACAGTTTGCCGATTGCCGCCAAGCGCGACGAAATCAAGGCTGCCCTGCAAAAGCACCAGGTGCTGATCATTGCCGGGGAAACCGGTTCGGGTAAAACCACCCAGTTGCCGAAGATCTGCCTGGAAATCGGCCGCGGCCAGCATGGCCTGATCGGGCACACCCAGCCACGGCGGATTGCCGCGCGCAGTGTCGCCAGCCGGGTCGCCGAGGAGCTGGCCACGCCGCTGGGTGCACTGGTCGGCTATCAGGTGCGGTTCGAGGATCAGAGCGATTCCAACACCCTGATCAAGCTGATGACCGATGGCATCCTGCTGGCGGAAACCCAGAACGACCGCTACCTCGAGCGCTACGACACGATCATCGTCGACGAAGCCCACGAACGCAGCCTGAACATCGACTTCCTGCTCGGTTACCTGAAAACCCTGCTGCCGCGCCGTCCCGACCTGAAAGTCATCATCACTTCGGCGACCATCGACCTGGAGCGCTTCTCCAAGCACTTCGACGACGCGCCGATCGTCGAAGTCTCGGGGCGTACCTTCCCGGTGGACACCTGGTACCGGCCGCTGACGCTTGAGCAGGACGAGGAGGGCAACCGGGTCGAAGACGACCTGACGGTGGACCAGGCGATCCTCGCCACCCTCGATGAAATCGCCGCCCATGAACGCAGCGAGCGCCGCAGCCCGGGTGATGTGCTGGTGTTCCTGCCGGGCGAGCGGGAGATTCGCGACGCCGCCGACATGCTGCGCAAGGCCCAGCTCAAACACACCGAAATCCTGCCGCTGTATGCCCGTCTGTCACCGGCCGAGCAGCAGCGGATCTTCCAGTCGCACCCGGGGCGGCGTGTGGTCCTGGCGACCAACGTCGCGGAAACCTCGCTGACGGTGCCGGGCATTCGCTACGTGATCGACAGCGGCACCGCGCGCATCAGCCGCTACAGCTATCGAGCCAAGGTCCAGCGCCTGCCGATCGAGGCCATTTCCCAGGCCAGCGCCAACCAGCGTAAAGGTCGCTGCGGACGGGTCGAGCCGGGCATCTGTATTCGCCTGTACAGTGAAGAAGACTTTATCGGTCGGCCGGAATTTACCGACCCGGAAATCCTGCGTACCAACCTGGCGGCGGTGATCCTGCAGATGCTCCATCTGCGCCTGGGTGAGATCACCGATTTCCCGTTCATCGAACCGCCCGATGGCAAGGCCATCAGCGACGGCTTCAACCTGCTGCAGGAACTCTCGGCGGTGGACCGCAACAGTCAGCTGACGCCTCTGGGCCGGCAACTGGCGCGCTTGCCGGTCGACCCGCGCATGGGGCGCATGCTGCTGGAAGCGGCCAGGTTGGGCAGCCTCCAGGAAGTGTTGATCGTCGCCAGTGCCATGTCGATCCAGGACCCGCGCGAGCGGCCGCCGGAGCGTCAGCAGGCCGCCGATCAGGCCCACGCGCAATGGAAGGACGTCGACTCGGACTTCGCCGGGCTGGTCAATCTGTGGCGCGGCTTTGAAGAGCAGCGCCAGGCGCTGACCGCTAGCCCGTTGCGCAACTGGTGCCGCAAGAATTTCCTCAACTACCTGCGTCTGCGCGAGTGGCGTGACTCGCATCGCCAGTTGAGCCTGATCTGCCGCGACATGCAGCTGTCGCTGAACAAGGAACCGGCGGATTACCCCAAGCTGCACAAGGCGGTGCTGTCCGGCTTGCTCAGCCAGATCGGGCAGAAAACCGAGGAGGGCGACTACCTCGGTGCCCGTCAGCGGCGGTTCTGGATTCACCCCTCATCGGGCCTGGGCAAGAAGCGCCCGCAATGGCTGATGGCCGCCGAACTGGTGGAGACCACCAAGCTCTACGCGCGCATGGTGGCCAAGATCGATGCCGACTGGATCGAACCGCTGGCCGGGCACCTGATCAAGAAAAACCACTTCGAACCCCATTGGGAGAAGAAGCGTGGGCAGGTGGTGGCATACGAGCAGATCACCTTGTTCGGGCTGATTATCGTCGGTCGCCGTCCGGTGCATTACGGGCCGATCGATCCGCTGGTGTCGCGTGAGCTATTCATCCGCGAAGCCCTGGTGCGTGGCGAGATCCAGTCCAAGGCCAAGTGCCTGACGGCTAACGCGCAGTTGCTCGAACAGCTCGATGAACTGGAAGCCAAGGCGCGCCGGCGCGACATCCTGGCGGACGAAGAAACCTTATTCGCGTTCTATGACGCGCGCTTGCCGGCAGAGATTCACCAGACCGCGACCTTCGACAGTTGGTACAAGGTCAACAGCCAGAAAGACCCGCAGTTGCTGATCATGCGCGAGGAAGACGTGCTGGCGCGCGAGGCCAACGAAATCACCGCGGCGCATTACCCGGACACCCTGCGCCTGGGCGACCTGACCCTGGCGTTGAGTTATCACTTTGAACCCAACCATCCGCGTGATGGCGTGACCCTGCGCGTACCGGCCCCGCTGTTGCCGATGCTGCCACCGGAGCGCCTGGAGTGGCTGGTGCCAGGGGTGATCGAGGCCAAGTGCATCGCCCTGGTGCGCAACTTGCCGAAAGCCTTGCGCAAGAACTTCGTGCCGGTGCCGGATTTCGTCAAGGCGGCCCTGCAACGGATCACCTTCGGCGACGGCTCGCTGCCCCTGGCCCTGGGTCGGGAGTTGTTGCGCATGACCGGCGCGCGGGTCAGCGACGAGGCCTGGGCCGAAGCCGCGCAGCAGGTGGAAAGCCACTTGCGGATGAACCTGGAAATTGTCGACGGCCAAGGCAAGTTCCTCGGCGAAGGCCGTGACCTGGCCGAGCTGACGGCGCGGTTTGCCGAAGCCAGCCAGGCAGCATTGGCGGTGCCACAGACTGCGAAAAGCCAGCAGCCGGTGGAGGCCAAGGTCTTCGCCGCCGTGGCGCAGCAAACCCAACAGAAGATCGCCGGGCTGTCGATGACGGTCTATCCGGCGTTGGTGGAGGAGGCGGGCACGGTCAAGGAGGGGCGTTTCTCGACCCCGGCCGAGGCCGAGTTCCAGCACCGCCGCGCCTTGCAGCGCCTGCTGATGCAGCAACTGGCGGAGCCGGCGAAGTTCCTGCGGGGCAAATTGCCGGGGCTCACCGAACTGGGCTTGATGTATCGAGAGTTGGGGCGGATCGACGCGCTGGTGGAAGACATCCTGCTGGCGAGCCTGGACAGCTGCATTCTCGACGGTGAGCCGAACCTGCCCCGCGATGGCGCCGGGCTGGCAGCGCTGGCCGAACGCAAGCGCGGCGGCTGGACCGAGCATGCCGAGCGCCTGGCGAAGCTGACGCTGGAGATTCTCAAGCTCTGGCACGGCCTGCAAAAACGCTTCAAGGGCAAGATCGACCTGGCGCAAGCGGTGGCCTTGAATGACATCAAGCAACAGTTGAGTCACCTGGTGTACCCAGGGTTTGTCCGCGAAACCCCGATGGTGTGGCTCAAGGAGCTGCCGCGCTACCTCAAGGCCGTCGAACAACGCTTCGAGAAACTCGGCGCCCAGGTGCAGAAGGATCGGGTCTGGAGCGGCGAATTGTCGGCGCTCTGGGCGCAATACCAGGCCCGCGCCAACAAACATGCCCAGGAAGGCAAGCGCGATCCGCAGTTGGAGTTGTATCGCTGGTCGCTGGAAGAATACCGGGTGTCGTTGTTTGCCCAGCAATTGGGGACCAAGGTACCGATTTCCGACAAGCGCCTGAACAAACAGTGGACCCAGGTCGAAGCCTGA
- a CDS encoding beta-ketoacyl-ACP synthase III: MHNVVISGTGLYTPANSISNEELVQSFNTYVAQFNAENAQAIERGEVEALTESSAAFIEKASGIKSRFVMDKEGILDPARMAPRLPERSNDEWSVLCQMAIGAAEQALQRAGKTAADIDGVIVACSNLQRAYPAIAIEVQEALGIQGFGFDMNVACSSATFGIQAAANSVQLGQARAILMVNPEVCTGHLNFRDRDSHFIFGDAATAVIIERADLATSPYQFDVVSTKLLTKFSNNIRNNFGFLNRAAEEGIGARDKLFVQEGRKVFRDVCPMVAELVGSHLQENNLNVSDVKRFWLHQANLSMNHLIVKKLLGREATEEEAPVILDTYANTSSAGSVIAFHKHQDDLPAGSLAVLSSFGAGYSIGSVILRKR, encoded by the coding sequence ATGCATAACGTCGTCATCAGCGGCACCGGCCTGTATACCCCGGCCAACAGCATCTCCAACGAAGAGCTGGTGCAGTCTTTCAATACTTACGTCGCCCAGTTCAACGCCGAAAACGCCCAGGCCATCGAGCGTGGCGAAGTCGAGGCGCTGACCGAGTCCAGCGCTGCCTTTATCGAAAAAGCTTCCGGGATCAAGAGCCGCTTTGTCATGGACAAGGAAGGCATTCTCGACCCCGCGCGCATGGCGCCACGCCTGCCTGAGCGCTCCAACGACGAATGGTCGGTGCTCTGCCAGATGGCCATCGGCGCTGCCGAACAAGCCCTGCAACGTGCCGGCAAGACCGCCGCGGACATCGACGGGGTAATCGTCGCCTGCTCCAACCTGCAGCGCGCCTATCCGGCCATTGCCATCGAAGTTCAGGAAGCCTTGGGCATCCAGGGGTTCGGGTTTGATATGAACGTGGCCTGCTCCTCGGCCACCTTCGGCATCCAGGCCGCCGCCAACAGCGTGCAACTGGGCCAGGCCCGGGCCATCCTGATGGTCAACCCGGAAGTCTGCACCGGTCACCTGAACTTCCGTGACCGCGACAGCCACTTCATCTTCGGCGATGCCGCCACGGCGGTGATCATCGAACGTGCGGACCTGGCGACCTCCCCGTACCAGTTCGATGTGGTCAGCACCAAGCTGTTGACCAAGTTCTCCAACAACATCCGCAACAACTTCGGCTTCCTCAACCGCGCAGCAGAAGAGGGCATCGGTGCCCGCGACAAGCTGTTCGTCCAGGAAGGCCGCAAGGTGTTCCGTGACGTTTGCCCGATGGTCGCGGAGCTGGTGGGCAGCCACCTGCAGGAGAACAACCTGAACGTCAGTGACGTCAAGCGTTTCTGGCTGCACCAGGCCAACCTCAGCATGAACCACCTGATCGTCAAGAAGCTGCTGGGCCGTGAAGCCACGGAAGAAGAGGCACCGGTGATCCTCGACACTTACGCCAACACCAGCTCGGCCGGTTCGGTGATTGCTTTTCACAAGCATCAGGATGATCTGCCTGCCGGCTCCCTGGCGGTGCTCAGCTCCTTTGGCGCCGGTTACTCGATCGGCAGCGTGATTCTGCGCAAACGCTGA
- a CDS encoding OprO/OprP family phosphate-selective porin, which produces MIRKHFAGFAASALAMAVTAQAFAGTVTSDGADIVVKTKGGLEVATTDKEFSFKLGGRVQADYSQFDGIYTKNGDTADAAYLRRAFLELSGVLYTDWAYTVSYDFSHNSGDSDNGYFDEASLAYNGFKPVSIKVGRFDPDFGLEKATSSKWVTAPERNMAYDMVDWANGHQNGLGLQASSTFAESFYASAGVFSKDTDDTDGNSVKQVNGRFVFAPMHDAGNVLHFGLNLASRDVSDTAFDSRYRTRMGMRGVETLGGNDAGSNGNRPVLGGSSSSPAGSFDRDDALGLEAAFAMGPASIQGEYVTRKTKADDSAYEDIKGHGFYVQGAYTLTGESRGYKVGKFDAIKPANKSIGAWEVFYRYDSLTVEDDNITTATLTRDVGDAEAKVHTLGVNWYANEAVKISAAYLNAKTEKVTNATAASGTTPAQRTGDDNGDGFVVRAQYVF; this is translated from the coding sequence ATGATCCGTAAGCACTTCGCCGGTTTTGCTGCCAGCGCACTGGCCATGGCAGTGACCGCCCAGGCTTTCGCTGGCACCGTCACCTCTGACGGCGCCGATATCGTAGTCAAGACCAAGGGCGGCCTCGAGGTCGCAACCACCGATAAAGAATTCAGCTTCAAACTGGGCGGCCGAGTGCAGGCGGACTACAGCCAGTTCGACGGCATCTACACCAAGAATGGTGACACTGCGGATGCGGCCTACCTGCGTCGCGCGTTCCTGGAACTGTCCGGTGTGCTCTACACCGACTGGGCCTACACCGTCAGCTACGACTTCTCCCACAACAGCGGCGACTCTGACAACGGCTACTTCGACGAAGCGTCCCTGGCCTACAACGGCTTCAAGCCGGTGTCGATCAAGGTCGGCCGTTTTGACCCGGACTTCGGCCTGGAAAAAGCCACCAGCTCCAAGTGGGTTACCGCGCCAGAGCGCAACATGGCCTATGACATGGTCGACTGGGCCAACGGTCACCAGAATGGCCTGGGCCTGCAAGCCTCGAGCACCTTTGCCGAGTCGTTCTATGCCTCCGCCGGCGTGTTCAGCAAGGACACCGACGACACCGACGGCAACAGCGTCAAGCAGGTCAACGGACGTTTTGTCTTCGCCCCGATGCACGATGCCGGCAATGTCCTGCACTTCGGTCTGAACCTGGCGTCGCGTGATGTCTCGGATACGGCCTTCGACTCCCGTTATCGCACCCGGATGGGCATGCGTGGCGTGGAAACCCTGGGCGGCAACGATGCGGGCAGCAACGGCAACCGTCCGGTGCTGGGTGGCAGCTCCTCGTCGCCAGCCGGTTCTTTCGACCGCGACGACGCATTGGGTCTGGAAGCGGCCTTCGCCATGGGCCCAGCCTCGATCCAGGGTGAATACGTCACCCGCAAGACCAAGGCCGACGACAGCGCCTATGAAGACATCAAGGGCCACGGCTTCTACGTACAGGGCGCCTACACCCTGACTGGCGAATCGCGCGGCTATAAAGTCGGCAAGTTCGACGCAATCAAGCCGGCCAACAAGTCGATTGGTGCCTGGGAAGTGTTCTATCGCTACGACAGCCTGACCGTCGAAGACGACAACATCACCACCGCCACCTTGACCCGTGACGTCGGCGATGCCGAAGCCAAGGTGCACACCCTGGGTGTCAACTGGTACGCCAACGAAGCAGTGAAGATCTCCGCGGCCTACCTCAACGCCAAGACCGAGAAGGTCACCAACGCCACCGCAGCCAGCGGTACGACCCCGGCACAACGTACTGGCGATGACAACGGCGACGGTTTCGTGGTCCGCGCGCAATACGTGTTCTAA
- a CDS encoding GNAT family N-acetyltransferase, which yields MPLHVLDSLSAIAPTEWDALVPDTQPFLRHAFLSSLEDSASLGPHSGWQPEHLLHIEDGRLLAALPSYRKWHSYGEYVFDHAWADACERAGIAYYPKLLSAVPFSPVSGPRLLAADGQDGVELLKSLPGYLEIEDLSSAHINFTDAFTDDALAQQPGWLQRIGCQYHWQNRGYRDFQDFLDVLSSRKRKQMRKEREQVAGQGIEFEWLEGRQLDEVQWDFVYACYANTYAVRRQTPYLTREFFSLLAERMPQAIRVVLAKQGSRPVAMAFSLVGGDSFYGRYWGCLAEFDRLHFETCFYQGMDYAIANGFQRFDAGAQGEHKLIRGFEPVITHSWHYLRHPGLKSAVQDFLARERVGVLGYAEEARSALPYRQG from the coding sequence ATGCCGTTACATGTTTTGGACAGTCTGTCCGCCATTGCGCCGACAGAGTGGGACGCCCTGGTACCCGACACTCAGCCGTTCCTGCGGCATGCTTTTCTCAGCAGCCTGGAAGACAGTGCCAGCCTCGGCCCGCACTCGGGCTGGCAGCCGGAACACCTGCTGCACATCGAAGACGGTCGCTTGCTGGCAGCGTTGCCCAGTTACCGCAAATGGCACTCCTATGGCGAGTACGTGTTCGACCATGCCTGGGCCGATGCCTGTGAGCGTGCGGGAATCGCCTATTACCCCAAGCTGCTGAGCGCCGTGCCGTTCAGTCCGGTCAGTGGCCCGCGCTTGCTCGCGGCCGATGGGCAGGATGGTGTCGAGTTACTCAAGAGCTTGCCGGGGTATCTGGAGATCGAAGATCTCTCCAGCGCCCATATCAATTTCACCGATGCCTTTACCGACGACGCCCTGGCCCAGCAACCGGGCTGGTTGCAGCGCATCGGCTGCCAGTATCACTGGCAGAATCGCGGCTACCGGGACTTCCAGGACTTTCTTGATGTGCTCAGTTCGCGCAAGCGCAAGCAGATGCGCAAGGAGCGTGAGCAGGTGGCGGGGCAGGGTATCGAGTTTGAATGGCTGGAGGGGAGGCAACTTGATGAGGTGCAGTGGGATTTTGTCTATGCCTGCTACGCCAATACTTACGCCGTGCGCCGGCAGACACCCTACCTGACCCGGGAGTTTTTCAGCCTGCTGGCCGAGCGTATGCCGCAAGCCATTCGTGTGGTGTTGGCCAAGCAAGGTTCACGGCCGGTGGCCATGGCTTTCAGCCTGGTGGGCGGCGATAGTTTTTATGGTCGTTACTGGGGCTGCCTGGCGGAGTTCGATCGCCTGCACTTCGAGACCTGCTTTTATCAGGGCATGGACTATGCGATTGCCAACGGGTTCCAGCGCTTTGATGCCGGTGCCCAGGGCGAGCACAAGCTGATTCGTGGTTTTGAACCGGTGATCACCCATTCCTGGCATTACTTGCGTCACCCTGGACTCAAGTCGGCGGTGCAGGACTTCCTGGCGCGTGAGCGCGTCGGGGTCCTGGGCTATGCCGAGGAAGCGAGGAGCGCCTTGCCTTATCGACAAGGCTGA
- the aqpZ gene encoding aquaporin Z, whose product MSLLKRSATELVGTFWLVLGGCGSAVLAAGFPEVGIGLLGVSLAFGLTVLTMAFAIGHISGCHLNPAVSLGLVVGGRFPAKELPAYVIAQVLGGIIAAALLYFIASGKPGFELASGLASNGYGEHSPGGYSMAAGFVTELVMTAMFILIILGATDKRAPAGFAPIAIGLGLTLIHLISIPVTNTSVNPARSTGPALIVGGWAIQQLWLFWLAPLLGAVIGGVVYRWLGKEDN is encoded by the coding sequence ATGTCTCTGTTAAAACGTTCGGCTACAGAGTTGGTAGGTACGTTCTGGCTGGTTTTGGGTGGTTGCGGCAGTGCGGTGCTGGCGGCGGGTTTTCCCGAGGTGGGCATCGGCCTGCTGGGGGTGTCACTGGCGTTTGGCCTGACGGTGCTGACCATGGCCTTTGCCATCGGCCACATCTCCGGTTGCCACCTCAACCCGGCGGTATCCCTCGGGCTGGTGGTCGGCGGGCGTTTCCCGGCCAAGGAACTGCCGGCCTACGTCATCGCCCAGGTGCTCGGTGGGATCATCGCTGCCGCCCTGCTCTACTTCATCGCCAGCGGCAAACCCGGCTTCGAACTGGCCAGCGGCCTGGCTTCCAACGGCTACGGTGAACACTCCCCCGGCGGCTACTCGATGGCCGCAGGTTTTGTCACTGAGCTGGTGATGACCGCGATGTTCATCCTGATCATCCTCGGTGCCACCGACAAGCGTGCACCCGCAGGCTTTGCCCCGATCGCCATCGGCCTGGGACTGACCCTGATTCACCTGATCTCGATCCCGGTCACCAACACCTCGGTCAACCCGGCACGCAGCACCGGACCGGCGCTGATTGTCGGCGGCTGGGCGATCCAGCAACTGTGGCTGTTCTGGCTGGCACCACTGCTGGGCGCGGTGATTGGCGGCGTGGTCTATCGCTGGCTGGGCAAAGAGGACAACTGA